Part of the Oncorhynchus masou masou isolate Uvic2021 chromosome 18, UVic_Omas_1.1, whole genome shotgun sequence genome, tccccctgtctccctccctctctccccctgtctccatcccactctccccctgtctccatccctctctccccctgtctccatcccactctacccctgtctccctccctctctccccctgtctccctccctctctccccctgtctccatccctctctccccctgtctccatccctctctccccctgtctccctccctctctccccctgtctccctccctctcgccccctgtctccctccctctctccccctgtctccctccctctctccccctgtctccatcccactctccccctgtctccatccctctctccccctgtctccatcccactctacccctgtctccctccctctctcccctgtctccatcccactctccccctgtctccatccctctctccccctgtctccctcactctctccccctgtccccctccctctctccccctgtctccatccctctctccccctgtctccatcactctctccccctgtctccctccctctctccccctgtctccatccctatctccccctgtctccctccctctctcccccctgtctccatcccactctacccctgtctccctccctctctccccctgtctccatcccactctacccctgtctccctccctctctccccctgtctccatcccactctacccctgtctccctccctctctccccctgtctccctccctctctcccctgtctccctccctctctccccctgtctccctccctctctccccctgtctccctccctctctccccctgtctccctccctctctccccctgtctccctccctctctccccctgtctccctccctctctccccctgtctccctccctctctccccctgtctccctccctctctccccctgtctccctccctctctccccctgtctccctccctctctccccctgtctccccccccctctccccctgtctccctccccctctctccccctgtctccctccctctctccccctgtctccctccctctctccccctgtctcctccctctctccccctgtctccatccctctctccccctgtctccctccctctctccccctgtctccatccctatctccccctgtctccctccctctctccccctgtctccatccctctctccccctgtctccctccctctctccccctgtctccctccctctctccccctgtctccctccctctctccccctgtctccctccctctctccccctgtctccctccctctctccccctgtctcccccctctctccccctgtctccctccctctctccccctgtctccctccctctctccccctgtctccctccctctctccccctgtctccctccctctctccccctgtctccctcactctctccccctgtccccctccctctctccccctgtctccatccctctctccccctgtctccctccctctctccccctgtctccctccctctctccccctgtccccctccctctctccccctgtctccctccctctctccccctgtctccctccctctctccccctgtctccctccctctctccccctgtctccctccctctctcctcctagtgTTGTTTTATCTCCTCTCAGGAGTCCAGCAGCAGTCAAGTCATCTCCAGGCCAGAGCTCCAGATGAGAGGTCGTTGGCCCTGGTTCTGCCTGGCAGACGCTCAAATACGCCCTTTTCAAAAGATCACTGTGCTGCAGCAGTGGTGTGTCTGCTGAGGCTTCCTGGAGGGCAGACCAGATCTGCTGAGAGGAGAGgcatgtggagggagggagggactgctCCCCGCTGCCCCCCCCGCTGCCCCTACCTCTCACTGCTCCCCGCTGCAGGGGGTCGACCTGGTAGTAGGATTGGAGGTGAGGGGTGGGGGGTCGACCTGGTAGTAATAttgggggtgagggggggggttGACCTGGTAGTAGGATtgggggtgaggggtgggggtgttCTAAGTTTAAATattgaattgttttaagatggtatAGTAATATtgggggtgaggggtgggggGTCGACCTGGTAGTAGGATtgggggtgaggggtgggggTTGACCTGGTAGTAGGATtgggggtgaggggtgggggGTCGACCTGGTTGTAGGATtgggggtgaggggtgggggTCGAACTGGTAGTAGGATTGgggtgaggggtggggggtggggggtcgaCATGGTAGTAGGATtgggggtgaggggtgggggTTGACCTGGTAGTAGGATtgggggtgaggggtgggggTCGACCTGGTAGTAGGATtgggggtgaggggtgggggTCGAACTGGTAGTAGGATtgggggtgaggggtgggggGCTCGACCTGGTAGTAGGATTGTggtgaggggtgggggtgggggtcgACCTGGTAGTAGGATTGGGGGTGAGGGGTGGGGTCGACCTTTAGTAGGATTgggggtgagggggtgggggtgggggtcgACCTGGTAGTAGAATTGGGGGTGAGGGGTGCGGGGTCGACCTGGTAGTAGGATTGGtggtgagggggtggggggccTCGACCTGGTAGCAGGATTgggggtgagggggtgggggtCAACCTTTTAGTAGGATtgggggtgaggggtggggggtgggggttgaCCTGGTAGTAGGATtgggggtgaggggtgggggTCGACCTGGTAGTAGGATtgggggtgaggggtgggggTCGAACTGGTAGTAGGATTGTGGTGAGGGGTGGGGGTCGACCTGGTAGTAGGATtgggggtgaggggtgggggTCGACCTTTTAGTAGGATtgggggtgaggggtgggggtgggggtcgACCTGGTAGTAGAATtgggggtgaggggtgggggTCGACCTGGTAGTAGGATtgggggtgaggggtgggggTCGACCTGGTAGTAGGATTgggggtgagggggtgggggtCAACCTGGTAGTAGGATtgggggtgaggggtgggggTCAACCTGGTAGTAGGATTGGGGGTGATGGGTGGGGGTCAACCTGGTAGTAGGATTGGGGGTGAGGGTGGGGGTCGACCTGGTAGTAGGTTTGGAGGTGAGGGGTGGGGGTCGAACTGGTAGTAGGATTGAGGGTGAGGGGTGGGGGGTCGACCTGGTAGTAGGATtgggggtgaggggtgggggTCGACCTGGTAGTAGGATTGGGGGTGAGGGTGGGGGTCGAACTGGTAGTATGATtgggggtgaggggtgggggTCGACCTGGTAGTAGGATtgggggtgaggggtgggggGTCGACCTGGTAGTGGGATTGAGGGTGAGGGGTGGGGGGTCGACCTGGTAGTAGGATTGGTGGTGAGGGGTGGGGGTCGACCTGGTAGTGGGATTGAGGGTGAGGGGTGGGGGGTCGACCTGGTAGTAGGATTGGGGGTGAGGGTGGGGGGTCGACCTGGTAGTAGGATTGGGGGTGAGGGGTCGACCTGGTAGTAGGATtgggggtgaggggtgggggTCGACCTGGTAGTAGGATTGGGGTGAGGGGTGGGGGTCGACCTGGTAGTAGGATTGGGGGTGAGGGGTCGACCTGGTAGTAGGTTTGGAGGTGAGGGGTGGGGGGTCGACCTGGTAGTAGGATTGGAGGTGAGGGGTGGGGGGTCGACCTGGTAGTAATATtgggggtga contains:
- the LOC135559434 gene encoding uncharacterized protein LOC135559434, whose amino-acid sequence is MVVDRQKVETSSESRRYRVADRLEVKVDPPTPHPQSYYQVDPPTLTPNPTTRSTPHPSPPILLPGRPPPPLTPNPTTRSTPTPHPQSYNQIDPHPSPPILLPGRPPTPHPNPTTRSTPHPHPQSYYQVDPHPSPPILLPGRPPHPSPSIPLPGRPPTPHPQSYYQFDPPPSPPILLPGRPPTPHPQSYYQVDPPPLTLNPTTRSTPTPHPQTYYQVDPPPLTPNPTTRSTPTLTPNPTTRSTPHSQSYYHPTPTLTPNPTTRSTPTLTPNPATRSTPHPSPPILLPGRPPAPHPQFYYQVDPHPHPSPPILLKGRPPTPHPQSYYQVDPHPSPQSYYQVDPHPSPPNLLPVRPPTPHPQSYYQVDPPTPHPQSYYQVNPHPSPPILLPGRPPTPHLQSYYQVDPPPLTSKPTTRSTPHPQSYYQVDPHPSPQSYYQVDPHPSPPILLPGRPLTPNPTTRSTPHPHPQSYYQVDPPPLTLNPTTRSTPTPHHQSYYQVDPPPLTLNPTTRSTPHPSPPILLPGRPPPLTPNHTTSSTPTLTPNPTTRSTPTPHPQSYYQVDPPPLTLNPTTSSTPTPHLQTYYQVDPHPHPQSYYQVDPHPSPPILLPGRPPPLTTILLPVRPPPLTPNPTTRSTPTPHPQSYYQVNPHPPPLTPNPTKRLTPTPSPPILLPGRGPPPPHHQSYYQVDPAPLTPNSTTRSTPTPTPSPPILLKVDPTPHPQSYYQVDPHPHPSPQSYYQVEPPTPHPQSYYQFDPHPSPPILLPGRPPPLTPNPTTRSTPTPHPQSYYHVDPPPPTPHPNPTTSSTPTPHPQSYNQVDPPPLTPNPTTRSTPTPHPQSYYQVDPPPLTPNITIPS